gactaatccaactcaattattctatgattcttgtcaTATAATGGTTATCATGCCTTGTTCTGTTGTGTTATTAACCTGTAGGCGTTCGCCTGTTTCTGTGATGCTGTCATTTGATGACTTTATGTTCTGTTGACCCTAATTAACTGTGTTAATTGTGTTAATATCTCCCTGCCCCGAATTTAAGGAGGTCTGTTTGGAATGTTGTACTATCTAGCAGTGTTTGTGCATGCTTTAGTGTGGGAACCTGGCTGGGAAGATTTTTTGGAACCAATAATTAATTTGCGCACCAGGATTcaaattgggggaggggctgcaggtggCAATATAAGTATGCTAGCCTATTTGCAAATCAGTTTTGCAGTTGTGCATTATCAACAAAATGCATTCTCAACAAAGTTCACAAGACCCAACCTGATTTGCTGTAAAAATAACTAATatgattttctttcttcccaCTGCCTATAAGAAAGTAAGCCCCAATCCCTGAAAGCCTGCACTGTAACAAAGGTTTATTTTATTATATCTATTTATATTATTCATCAAACTCCTTTTTCGAGATTCAAAGCACCTTTGtcaatgagccagcttggtgtagtggttaagagtggtggcagcttctaatctggagagctgggtttaattccccactcctcctcatgaagccagtcataagctgctttgagactcctggtagtagtggaaagtggggtaaaaCGCCAATTCCTCTTCTCCCAGAGGCCTTTCAGAGGCCTAAGTCAATACGGTCAACAAGATGGAGAATCCATTAAGTAATGGAATTGAATTAGGTTTGCATAAATTCAAAACAAAGCTTAGTCCTCATGCGTATTAGTTTACAAGGTGGACTTCTTTGGAAAGCATTTGGGTGATTATTTGTTTTGCAAAAAGTGCAGAAGTCACAGGTGGTGTTAGATGCCACAACACCATCtcccatggcctacaattcccaaaatgCCACGGGAGATCGGCACTACCCTCATATGATAACGCCTTCCTCGTTCAGTACGCACGCGTACTGGCTGTCCCGTCTTCGCCTTCCTTCTGGGTGCATCCATTACTCCccatattggggtggggggagagagaagacaaAGCCACCTTTATTAATGATCGGTCTCCAAAGAATTTTGTCCCTCCTCTTTTATCGATAAAACGATCCGTGTGGAAGGAGAGAAGGTAGCCTGGGAGTCCAGACTCtattcttcccacccccacacctcTCATTAGCTTTGGCCCAGTCCGTCCAATAGTTGAGCCGCGACCTGACAGCAAGTGCGCAGGCGTGGAAGACGCTTAAGAACGCGTGGGGCTTGGGGTaagtacggggggggggattcgtaCTGTTACCatggagatgggagggaagggagcaggtGAGCCCTGGAGGAATGGGACGGGAGGctaattttagggaattttaggctTTCTAAAAATGACGTGGGCGGGAAACGGGGTGCTCCTCATTTGAATGTCAGTCAGTCCCACTTGATTACAGCCGCTCAAATCTGgttatatccatggactacaatggttatatccatggactacaattcccatgagcccctgccagcgtttgctggcaggggctcatgggaattgtagtccattaacatctggaggaccacaggttgactatccctgccataggcaggggtggccaaactgtgggtctaaagatgtccatggactacaatactcatgagcccctgcaattcccatgagcccgtggcaggggctaatgggaaatgtagtccctggacatctggagagccacagattggctgCCCCAGCTGTGGAGAttgccctccaaagtagccattttctggtCTCTGCCGTCTGGAAATAGGTTGCATTTCCAGGTGGTCTCCTGGTCCCATCTGGATGTTGACAACTCTGTATTGTCTATTGACCCTCTGTGCCCCATAAAGTGCCCCCCCCAGAGCCCTGTTGTAAAATCACTGTCTTGAAAAAAACTACAAACTTAACTTGAAATACTTGTATTTTGTGGTGGCTTTAAGCATTGAAGCTTTAATATTTACAAAATGAacatgtgtctgtgtggggaCACTCCTAGCTGTGGAATGTGCTCTCCTTCTGCCCTACCTGGATTTTATCATCTTCATTCAATAGTTTGTAGCTTTGAAAGTTTCATGGAACATCTGTGCTCAGGGCAGTCTACCTCATTATCTCAGGTTGCTGCAGGTGTTTGGTTGCTTTATTGACACCTGGTCCAATTCAGCTTAATTTTCAGTGCTGAGGCTCAGCTTTGGGGAGAAAGCTGCTAATGCAAAAAAGGATGCACAGCAAGAATGTTTGCAAAAGTATTGCCAGTGGCCAGAAGAATGGAATCCCTTATGTCAAACCTCTTGAGGTTGagagaaatcttttaaaaaactttttgagCATTTGTAAGAATGTTTGCTCCTTTTTGAGAGATCTCCAAAACTCACCAGGGCTTTGAGGGAAATCCTACTTTGGATCCATTTTCAAGCCTTTGCACATACACCTAATAAGGATTCACATGTGTTGTCTTATTCTTATCCTTAtgacagccttgcaaggtaaGCCATGGGTTCGCTTGTTAGGGTTGACAACCTcccggtggtggctggaggtctcccactgtTTCAACTGaacttcaggtgacagagatgagttTATCTTGaggaaatgaccactttggaagatggatgcTATGGCAGCCCCAAACCCTGACCTCCACAGGCCAcaccccccaaaatatccaggtctTTTCCAACATAGATCTGGAAACCCTAATTTCTGTATTGCAGATGATGGGGGTTGAAGGGTTATTTAAGACAGCTTTGTGACTTTGTGGTGGAgctgagatttgaacctgggactttcctaGATTACAGCTCATGGAGGACTTTTGCAGACCCCACCCCCCCTGCCTTTCCTTCCATGGAATACTTCCAACCTCTCTTTTTCGTGGTATTCCATTAGTTCTTGTCTCCTCACAGCAGGGGGTTGGGATTAGGCTGCAGCTTTtgcttgtattgttttattgtatgaatttttattgttgtgagccactatgagccagctgtgctggaagtgacattcgctggcaggggctcctgggaattgtagtccatggacatctggagggccgcagtttgactacccctgggcttgaACAACTTCACCAGACCCCTTCACTGACTCTCACTTGTTCTCAATATTTCAAGCCTCTGAGAAATCACGCAGCCCTCCTCAGGACGTTTTAATTCCCCCCTCACTTCTGTTTCATTTACAAAGTCATCTCTTTCTGCACGATTGAGGGCAATCCCACCAACTACACAGAAACCCTTACGAGGCTGCCCTGATGTCTCTCACAAGCTACCCAGCCTACTGTTACCTATAGTAATGATTTCCAAACTTGTACTTGCCTGCATCCTCCAGGTAAAATTAACATCTGAGCTTAATATCcaaaagatctccaggcaccTGCCTGAATGAAGGGAAAATCTTTGTGTTCTTTGCAAATAATAAAATTGCAAAGTCAGATtctggagggaggcagggaatccTCATGGCCTTTGGTTCTTGTTCAGGTGCCTGCCGAGTTTTGCCGTAGGTGCTTCTGCCTCCTGGGGGCTCCTGGCTCCGCCCTGCCGGACACAGCATGGTGACGGAGAAGGAAATCGAACTGATTGGCAAGACCCTGGTAGACTCTGGCCAGCCCCTGAAGAGCCGCTTCCGGGCACTCTTCACCCTGCGCAACCTGGGGGGGCCGGCTGCCATCGAGTGGATCAGCCAAGCCTTTGGGGACGACTCTGCTCTTCTCAAGCACGAGCTGGCCTATTGCCTTGGGCAGATGCAAGATGAACGTGCTATCCCCATCCTGCTCCGCGTACTGCAGGATACTTCTCAGGAGCCCATGGTCCGGCATGAAGCAGGTAAGGAAGGCTTGGAGCTACAAGGGTCTTTCCCCATTTGCCTCAGAAGCCAGATTGTTCATGAGCTTTCGTACCTCATTATATAGGGCAGATTCTGGTGggcagttgtgttggtctgaagcaatagaacaaagcggtcccttttaagaccaacaaggttgaATTCTGGGTATTAGCTTTTGCAtgcgtgcacacttcttcaaatatcaCATTTCTATGGGTAGCTGTGCCAGTAAGCGAATGCAAATGCTTATATCCGGAATTAAACTTTCTGGTCTTAAGCATACAGGGGAAAATTAACCCATGTGGCTCACGGATTTCGGGACGCAGAGTAATATCTAGTTTTGTTGCTGGTCACATGCAATCGTTATTACAAAGCTGTGGAAGTCTCACAACGAACCTAGTCATCCCCTAGTTTCTAGTCTTGATGATTATTAAGACTCTGAGGACAAGAACTTTTCTTCGTGTTTAATGTTGACTTCTAGTTGGAAAACACAAATTCTGTTAAGTGCAAGATTTATTGAACCACACGGGGTGCGTATTTCCGCTTTGTTATCTTGATTCTTAAGCATACAGGGCAGTGTGTCTATATGTCACTTTGATTTAATCCCAGCCTGCCTCTGGTGAGCTCAGAGAAAGGCTCAGTGTTGTCCTTTCTCTGTCttcatgacagccctgtgaggcagccTAGGCTAAGTAACTGGcctcaaggccatccagctgtgAGAATTTCCATATGCTCCCAATAATCAAGCTTCATTTAGGAAAGAAAGCACTTTATTGAAGTGAAAGCAAACAGATCTTCAtggggtccttgctaagactgaagaTGCAAAGCAAGTACCCTCTTATCTACCCAGTACCAAAAGCCCCAACAACTGATTTAGGTGCAAACTGTCCTTGTTGACCAAAGACAGGCCAGGCATCCAAGGCCTTTGAAATCATCTCCCAGGCAGTTCCTTGCGGGAGGGGGCAAAGCAGGAAGTGAGGGCATTCACACCTAAGGTCTAAAGCAGGATGGCTGGTACAGGGATCAATGACTAGACAAGGGATGAGAGCATTTTTAACTGACAGAGTCACGTAACTAGCAATGAATTGTGGCAAATGCATCTAACTTGGTTTTTACACCAGCGAGcattggggcagagagggaattTGAACCTCATCCTCACCTGGCACCTCTGCCCCACTCTGCCATGCCTCACTCTcatccttcccccttcttggatcATTCCCCACCTGTGAAAGCCTCACCAGGCCAGGAGCTCAGGTGTCCCGCAGTGTCACATGACTCTttggccccaccccttccaggaaaCAACAAGGTGAGATTGTGCCTGGCCCAGGGTGTGGACGGAGTCGCGTTCTTATTTCAGAAATATTCATGTCAAGCTGTCTCCGTTTAAGGAAAAATGCCTGTGACTGCCTTGCGGAACTTAATTTGAATAATGAAAGCCATGTTAGCAAAAAGGTATAAAGCTCTGTTCATTTTAAATAACGGGCTGTTGCATTCAGAAAGATTTGCATCAGCTTTAAAAGAGCCAGGGAAAACCTTGTGCAATTTTGTGGGATGGGGGCAGGAATTGCACAATAGCATCAGGAAATTTgtttgaaaaacaacaacaaaacccatatTTCAGCACCTAAAAGGACTAAATTTAAGTTGTCAGGAGTTGTTCTGGGGACTTGGTGCTGCCACCAAAAGGGCCCTTCTCACTGGTGTTTGCCCAAGTTGGATAAACCATCAAAAGTTTTTTCCCTGTTGCTAATGATCTTCCTTGAGACTTCTAATTTCTTTCTGGTTCCCTGCAGGTGAAGCTTTGGGGGCTGTTGGGAACCCTACCGTGCTGGATGTGCTGAGACTGTACTCCAAGGACCCTGTTGTTGAGGTAAATAGGACAACAAGGCTTGGGGGACATTCTTACCCTGCCAAAGCTCCGGCGGAGGGGGGGcgcagggctgtggctcagtggtagagcatcttctcagcatgcagaaggtccaagattCAGTCCCCAATAGCTCCAGTTAAGGATCAACCTGTCCCTGAAGATCGAGGAGAGCCagggccagtcagagtagaccaggggtggccaaactggtcatccagatgtccatggactacaattcacatgagccctgctagcatgatgctggcaggggctcatggtaattgtagtccatggagttacagtttggccacccctggagtagacaacactgaccttggtgGTTTTAGGCGCTGATTTAGTACCATGTAGCTTCATGCGTGTTCTTGGATGACGTGGCTGCAGCCAGGGTGAGGCCCCACCAAAGCACCGTTCTGAAAATCAGGCATTGAATGTTGAAATTGAAAGATAAGAACAGAGATGTTCTGTGCTGTCCCGTGATCCTGCAGCAGTGCTGAGTGAAAACAAGTTCCTTCGGTCTGTTTTTTGTCTGTTCTATCCAAACTCTGCTCCAAAGAGATAAGGATTTTTACTGGATGCAAAGTatttgcatactggatgggagatatacttctcgGTAGCCATCGATAGTTCCATCCTCTGTAAATTTGTCCACTCCCCTTTTAAAGTGGGCCAGTGAGAACAAgacgcaattcaataaggagaagtgcagagttctccatctgggtcacaaaactgagaaggctgcaggctgggtgGGAGAGACATTCTGGGCAGCAGCACGAGATCTTGGGGgacttgtgggctgtaagctaaataagAGCAGACAAGGTGATGTGGCAGTACAGTCTTCGGCTGCATCAATGGAGGCATCCCGTCAAAATCGCAAGATCCCCTAGTCCCACTGTGTACTGCAtcagtcagaccccacctggagtcctgagtGCAGCtttggaagcctcacttcaaaaaagatgtggacaaaatttaaagggtacagaggagagcgatgaggaggatccagggcccggggaccgagccctgtgaggaaaggctgagggacttgggaatgttcagcctggagaagaggaggccgagaggggacaggatggctcacttgaaggatttgaaaggttgtcatttggaggagggcagggaaaggttcctgttggcagcagaggagagagtgGCAGTGATGGGTTTTACATTACTTGTCCTGGCTAGACATCAGGAGCGGGGGCTAGATATCGGGATGGGGGTGAATTCACAGTctgtgtagttcagcagtggaatcggctgcctaagatGGTGAGTTCCCTCTCACCAGCAGCCTTCAGGCAGCAACTAGATAGACACTTCCCATGGCTGCTTTATCTCCCTGCTTTATCTCTGATCCTGCGtttgcctcttccagctctgtttctgtgTTTCTAGGAGTCTGGTTCtgctcaggaggtggggagcagcACATTGTAATTCTGACACCCTCCCTTGCCGAATCTTTCCCCACTTTCCTTgcagcttctgaaatctggtgtgttctttttttgtgtgtttgtttaaagCGAAGGAGCCAAGGACTTCCAGTGCAGTGTCATGTTTTTTGTCCAGCAGCTTGTAAAGTATTGATTATcattctataccgccctcccacgCTGCTCCCGTGGCTGCAGCCCTGGATAACGGGCCTGGAGTGGGTTCAATCCTTAATGGGTGGCTCAGAAAAGGAAGGGAATCTGTGTTTGTGTTCAACCTTGCGCAGGTAGCCGAAACGTGCCAGCTGGCTGTGAAGAGGCTGGAGTGGCTGCAGACACACAAAGCGGAGCCCTCAACCAGCCCCTACAGTTCCGTGGACCCGGCCCCCCCTGCTCCGGAGGAGGACGTGGGGAAGCTGAAGGGGGCCCTGCTGGATGAATTTCGGCCCCTCTTTGAGCGCTACCGGGCCATGTTCGCCCTGCGGAACCTGGGGGGAGAGCCCGCCGTTCTCGCCCTTGCAGATGGTGAGCCTTTGCCGTTCCGTTCCCCAAGGCAAAGAGCTGGGATGGGGCTACAGCTAAGCGGTGGCGGGCGAGCCAGTCCTGGGTTCGAATGTTGCCACCAGTGTCCTTGCTGAGCCactgtttccccacccccaccagtacAAAATGGAGGTTTACTTAGTGGTCTGTGCAGGTGTCATCTTATGGAGCACATAGACCCTGGCTCCCAGCTGGGACTCAAACTCAGGACATTGTGTATCCCAGCCCGTTTTGGGGAGGCGGATTCAAGGGGTCAAATTTGTCCTTGCAGCATCATCCCTTTTCCCCGCTCTGATCCCTAGCTTGAGTAACAGGGCAGGCTCGAGTCCCTTAAGGCGTCCTGACCCATCCCGTTGCCCTTCCAGTACGTCAGCCTGATTGTTGGCACCCATACTCATTGCTTCAGTCCATGCTGCTAACCGTGCACTACAAAAACAACTACAGTTCATGCATGAACAACAGATTTAAACAACGCCTAGACGCCAGCCAGCCAAGAGAGGCTTCCTAGCACAACTCTGAATGATCCTAGCAGGGACTCCTGTCTTCCCTCTTCATTGGGAGGCTGATCATTTGTTGCAGCTCTGCATGAGTTACTGCTCTGAGGTCAACTCCTTACATTCTGAAATCACACCCCAACCCAGGCTGCAGAGACACTGGAGTTGGGTTCCTCTACCTGCAGATGATTCTTATGCGTTTTTgcaattgggggaagggggggcgatGCAGTGGTGTTAGAAAATGAGCCTTCCTCAGATATTTGTGCAGTGCTGCCTGGGGACCTTTGCCTTACAGCTAGATGATACCAGTATGTGCCTGCGTTCAGACCCCATTGTTTTCTGGGACTTGCCCGTTCCAACATCTGCCTACACTGCAGGGAGCCATGGCAGAGTGCATCGAGAGTCACtaagcctctggatcccagagccaagaggcagcgttaggggaaggcctcaacctctatctcctgttgctggccctccagaagaactggttggccactgtgtgagacaggaggctggactagatggaccctccctggtctgatccagcagggctcttcttctgttcctctcaggggaaggccgaggcctctctgccctgttgctggccctccagaggaactggttgacctccatgtgaggcaggatgctggactggattgacccctggtctgacccaccgGGGCTCTTCTTCACCTACTCACAACCTCACTGAACATCACAAACCCTCTCTTCCAGGCCTGAAGTCCGGCAGTGCCCTCTTCCGCCATGAGGTTGCGTACGTCCTGGGTCAGATGCAGCATGAAGCTGCCATCCCGCAGTTGACGGCCGCCCTGGAGGACGCAGCCGAGAACCCCATGGTGCGCCACGAGTGTGCTGAGGCTTTGGGCTCCATCGCCAAGGCCTCCTGCTTGGCCACTCTGCAGGCATACACCCAGGACAAGGAGCGGGTGGTCCGGGAGAGCTGCGAAGTGGCCCTGGACATGTACGATTATGAGAACGGGGTGGACTTCCAGTATGCTGATGGACTGAGCAAGCTGCAGGCTTCAGACTGAGCAGGGGGGGTTGTTTGTCACTGTCCCCTCCCCAGACCACCCCCCTTTTGCTGCTGATGCTTCAATTCCACCATCATTTGGCATTCCATGGTCCAGTCACTGCACAGGTGGATGGCCTGAGTCATTAAATTATTTCAGCTTTTTCTCGTTTTCCCTCTCCGCTGGGTTGGAGGTGTAGCGTGGCTTCTATCAAGAGTTTTCTGACGGCAGTCCGCAGGCTTGTGGGATCATTGTACTCATGAGCAGGACCTCCATGGGGGGCAGGGGTAGAGTTGGATCTCTCTGTTGGAAGTCCTGAGCGGGAGTGTAAAGTGCCACGCAAATGGCTGGATGTCACCCCTCTCCCAATTTGGAATGAGAGACACTCGGTAAAAGTCCCGAGCTCATTACGGTTCTTCATGGACCTCAGTCTTCTTCCTTACTGTACTCtagccttctcaactttttttaccgttgggaaatgcctgaaacattcttcaggctttgagaaaccccagaagtggcacaatcatgcagaatgtggttgggaagcagagctgtgtatgtgccaccctgggacccccccccttttcaccctttccaggcccatcattagccatttggggaggggtcgacatgaccaaatatggtcataccATCTGATAACCttttagcaattaaaaaaaaatatatcaaaaaataattaattctcacccttccagggccatgaagaaaccccagggtgtcacaaaaccctggttgagaaaaaccagctcttgagTAGCATTTATCAAATGTAACTTGGTAtatgaggaagaaaggaagaattcaGACAGGGCTAGTACAACGGTACTTTTGTAAGTTGCCCCAAACTCTTATGGCCTGGACTAAAAATGTAGCTAAAATGAGTATTTTCTATTCTTTTATTGGTCAAATCTTTATTAGCGtgataaaagggacaatagaattaataaaaacattataGACATGTAAAAGTCAAGGgacaacaataaaattaatagaatcaTTATACTAACAGATAAATTATGGAAGTAAACAATTCTCAACATTGAAGTTTAACTACCCGCATCCTAATAGCAGCTGACAAAAACATCACCACCCCCTCAATCAATACAGGGTTCTGGCTGTCCATTAAAAACAGTACTTTAGCCTGGTCAGAAGACCGGGCACACCTAGTCAAAAAGGAGGATAAAAATTTGACTCTAATCCCTTCACAAAATGGACAATACAATAGAACTTGCAAGACAGATTTCAATACAATTCACATGGACAAACTCTATTTTCCTAGGGAAAGTTATGGAATCTCCCAATTAGCAAGGCAGAGGGTAAAATATTTAACCTCGCTAACATAAAAGGCCTGTATTTTCTACTCTTGAATCTGCTAGTAATTTAGGAAGAAGGACACCTGCTGAGGAATCGGTTCACCAGTGTGTCAAAGATTCAATCCATTTCTGTCTTGCATTTTTAGTCCTGGGACATTCCAGTAGAACACATTTTGCAGCTCCAGTAGCTTCTAAACCACATCTAACCACATAAGCCCAATGTGTGGCCTTCAGAAACCTCGGaaggtaatcatagaatcatagagttggaaggggccttacaggccatctagtccaaccccctgctcaacgcaggatcagccctaagcatcctaaatgcGTTTAAACTTGCGAGCATAATTGTTTGTCTGTGCTTTGGGACCATTCAGCTGCCCAAATACTTTGGAACTGTAAAGCTTGAAACCCCCCTAGGAAGGGAACCACAAACTGGTCTAATTCTGCAAACAGTACTAGCACAATCTGCTTTTGGGCGGTTTTATGAGCTAAAGGTGAGCCACTGTCATCCTTGTGAGTCATGACGAGTTTGGGCAGGCCCCAAGTTCTTGCTGGTTCTCCTGGGTGACTCCATGGTGGTGGGAgatgccgtcaagtcacagccataggattttcaaggcaacatgttcagaggcggcttgccattgtctgcctctgtgtaaaAACTCTAGACTTCCATGGtcatcttccatccaaatactgacccagGCTAGCCGTGTtcagcttctgagacctgacaagtgCGGATTATCCTGAGCCGtctgggtttttttgaagggAGCCCTTTCCCCTTCTGTTACCCAAAGGTTTCTCCTTTGAAACTAGCACTGGCCTCATTTCCGCTGCATCACCCATCAGCATAAAACGTAACGTGGCTTGGaaacattcaaatgagtagccgtgttggtctgaaataaaaccagagtccagtagcacctttaagaccaacaaagatttattcagggcgtgagctttcgagggcaagcactcttcataagacacccgaaagctcacgccttgagtaaatctttgttggtcttaaaggtgccaccggactctgattttttttgtggCTTGGAAACGACCTCTTTCTCTCGGCTTAAAAGGAAGCGCATTCTTGCTCCTGGCGTGTTGGTTCTGAGCATTTTGGCCGCCCTGTGGTGGGCTTGGACTTTTCACAGGCCGTACCCTGAGCAGAGCATTCTGGGAGTTATTCCAGGAGGATGGAACAGTGTAGACACAAAGTGTCTGGTCCCCAAGAGAACAGGATCGGCGCAGGGCGGTCAGAGCTGCCTTCGCAGCCCGTTGATACCTTGACGCTGCTCAGGGCACCATGTTAATTCAGAGACTTTGAGTAAAAACTGTGCACAGCTCCTACAATCCGCTCAGTGCATCTTGTTTTGCTGGAGAAGCGCGTGACTTCTTTGTGTCAGCGtgttgtcatggttaagagcaacggcatctgatctggagagccaggtttgattccccgctcctccgctgggtgaccttgggtctgtcaaagttctgttagagctgttcttgcagagcggttctcttagggctcactcagccacacctccctcacaagctggaggaagggaaggggattggaagccgctttgagactcctttgagtagtgaaaagcaggatagccagcttttcttcttctctgcatgGGCCACTGTGCTGCCTCCCCAATTACTGGGAGTTTGCAGCCCTGAACCAGCCCTTCTTGGAAGGGGCTTGTGAATTTATTTTTCAAGGCATGCACCGGCCATTCAGTGTCGGACCCACAGGGAGGGGCTTTGGCTCCATGGAAGGGCATCCactgttcagtccctggcatctccagttaaagaagcTGGCAGTAGGTGGTGTGAGAGACCTCTGCCTAAAACCGGGAGAACACCTGCCGGTCCAGGTGGACCAACTTTGAtcaattaataaacaaataataatttattatttgaatttgtatgcaaactggcttgcagcagtttacaagcaCGTAAAATAAACAATCCAGTCCGCAACAATCCAACAACATTATCCATAGTATAAAacaatctccccataaaataTCTCTAAAACTACAA
The nucleotide sequence above comes from Paroedura picta isolate Pp20150507F chromosome 4, Ppicta_v3.0, whole genome shotgun sequence. Encoded proteins:
- the DOHH gene encoding deoxyhypusine hydroxylase, with product MVTEKEIELIGKTLVDSGQPLKSRFRALFTLRNLGGPAAIEWISQAFGDDSALLKHELAYCLGQMQDERAIPILLRVLQDTSQEPMVRHEAGEALGAVGNPTVLDVLRLYSKDPVVEVAETCQLAVKRLEWLQTHKAEPSTSPYSSVDPAPPAPEEDVGKLKGALLDEFRPLFERYRAMFALRNLGGEPAVLALADGLKSGSALFRHEVAYVLGQMQHEAAIPQLTAALEDAAENPMVRHECAEALGSIAKASCLATLQAYTQDKERVVRESCEVALDMYDYENGVDFQYADGLSKLQASD